The Paenibacillus sp. FSL R7-0204 genome includes a region encoding these proteins:
- a CDS encoding toxic anion resistance protein has protein sequence MSTQLIELRKEDEQKVVQEASQLIEQVAKTDTVALDSLMDDIGKLGVKTQEKAGQTLKLLDRPVNDLMSGKRVEVPNMIMKLRGECETLQQSKNVSFFGKMLRKSPLKNYVYKYQSVRTNIDAIITGLRDGRDTLEESIVNMRQLKRTSMEEIYNLQTKIAFGNKLKELFEVEIAKPENEFRKAYLERGLRKVMVRIQSMTEMILLYNQAIAATDIINDNNDKLIDSVNNAIDKTSNLITVSAMIAMSLADQENVINAVEATNKTIEDQFKENARLLRTTTEKTTELLSKPSMSLEAVNQAIGDLLSALDTSEQSNRRIIESCQDYTSKMTTINTQLNNRLGLNEGSQPQALKQAESGLSSFLN, from the coding sequence ATGTCTACGCAGTTAATTGAGCTTAGAAAAGAAGATGAGCAGAAGGTAGTTCAGGAGGCTTCCCAGCTAATTGAGCAAGTGGCCAAGACTGACACGGTGGCACTGGATTCCCTGATGGATGATATCGGGAAGCTTGGGGTGAAGACACAGGAGAAGGCAGGCCAGACGCTGAAGCTGCTGGATCGCCCCGTCAATGACCTGATGAGCGGCAAGCGGGTGGAAGTGCCTAATATGATTATGAAGCTGCGGGGTGAGTGCGAGACACTTCAGCAGAGCAAGAATGTCAGCTTCTTCGGCAAAATGCTGCGCAAAAGCCCGCTTAAGAATTATGTCTACAAATATCAGTCGGTCCGCACCAACATTGATGCCATTATCACCGGTCTGCGTGACGGCCGGGATACGCTGGAGGAGAGCATCGTTAATATGCGCCAGCTGAAGCGCACCTCCATGGAGGAAATCTATAATCTCCAGACTAAGATCGCCTTCGGCAACAAGCTGAAGGAGCTGTTCGAGGTTGAGATCGCCAAGCCTGAGAATGAATTCCGCAAAGCATATCTGGAGCGCGGGCTGCGCAAGGTTATGGTGCGGATTCAGTCCATGACCGAGATGATTCTGCTCTACAATCAGGCGATTGCGGCAACGGATATCATCAATGACAATAATGACAAGCTGATTGATTCCGTAAACAACGCGATTGATAAGACCTCTAACCTGATCACCGTCTCGGCGATGATTGCCATGTCCCTGGCTGATCAGGAGAATGTCATCAATGCGGTGGAAGCCACCAACAAGACCATCGAAGACCAGTTCAAGGAGAATGCGCGGCTGCTGCGCACGACGACCGAGAAGACCACGGAGCTGCTCTCCAAGCCGTCCATGTCCCTGGAAGCCGTGAATCAGGCCATTGGCGACCTGCTCAGCGCCCTGGATACCTCGGAGCAGTCCAACCGGCGGATCATCGAGAGCTGTCAGGACTATACGTCCAAAATGACCACCATCAACACCCAGCTGAACAACCGGCTCGGACTTAACGAAGGCTCACAGCCGCAGGCATTGAAGCAGGCGGAGAGCGGGCTGAGCAGCTTTTTGAATTAA